The DNA sequence CATAACCAATTGCTGCATGCTTAAACGGAGTCTTACAGCTGAACCACACTTGGTGGATATAACCATTTTGCTCCATTACATTTTGACTTGGTTGCAGATTTCTTCTAGAGTCAATAGAGACAAACATCAAGAAACATGAAATTGACAGAACTTTCCACCAAATTAGTTCTTTTTTCATGTTCTATGTTATATGCTGGTGCTTTGGGTTATCTTATCTCTACTCTGGGTAATATCAAAAAAGCACCACCTCTTTCTGATTTTCAGCACATTGTCATTTCAGGCTTAGCTTTGCTTAAAGTTGGTGGACGGATGGTCTATTCAACTTGCTCAATGAATCCAGTGGAGAATGAGGCTGTGGTTGCTGAGGtagtttatgaaaattttcaggaAGAACTTTATGAGTTGGGAACTAATGCTGATTTTAAGTAGAAccattcaataataattttttggctGGGGGAAGGCAAATGACAAAAGATGGTGAGACAGTGAGAAAGGATGCTCGATTTAATTGTTCCATTTGCTCACTTTTCCATTTGGAACAACTTCTCCTTAAACTCATCCATCTTATATCCATGCATGGGTTGCTACAGAGAGTTCTAAATTGTTTCAGTGGTGGGCGTTCTGTGTGTGTTGTATGTCTTCTCCATCTTATATGCTTTTGTGTTCTCATGGTCCCTAAATGTCTTTCCTCTCAGGTTTTGCGAAGATGTGGAGGATCAATTGAGCTTGTGGATGTTTCCACTGAGCTTCCGCAGCTTGCTCGCAGGCCTGGTCTTAAGAAATGGAAGGTTTGCATATCATTGTACTAGTCTACCAGTTGGTTCCCCTTTTCAATATTACAGCACATATAGGGAACTACAGTTTAGTATTGGTGATTGAAGCAGTCAACTTTATCTGACCCTTATTCATTCCCATTAATTGTCAAGCATTTagtcaaattttcatttgcttGTGCAGGTTCGAGATAAAGGGCTGTGGTTGGCATCTTACAAATATGTCCCAAAATATCGAAGATCTGTAGTAACTCCAGGCATGTTTCCTTCTGGAAAATCACATGAGGAGACATCTGAGCTTGATCATGAAACAGAACCCAGACAATTTTGTGAGAATGGTGATGGCAATCCTGAAAATGGGATCCAGGTAACGGATGGTTCAGTAGCTCCAACAAACAGTGTGGAGGCAGAAGTCTCACCTCTACCTTTAGAACATTGTATGAGGATAGTGCCTCATGATCAAAATTCTGGGGCTTTCTTTATTGCTGTTCTCCACAAGGTTTCCTCCCTCCCTGGTGAGTTTCATCATCATTCTAGTTCAGGTGCCATTTCTTTGTTACTTAGCTAACCCAGATGCTTGGTAACCATTAGGGTACACTCTGTACATGGACTGATCATTCAGTAGGACAGCAGTCCTCCTGCAATGGCCTTCCCCCTCCCATTGTCTGGCAACATAGATGCAAGAGTTTTTCTATTCCTTTTTCTGGGTTAGTCAAGTACACAGTAGGAGTGGAATAAATTTTCCcttcttatgatttttagatcAGTGCTTAAATTAGTTGTTTTAACAACTATATACATGGacaaattttgaacttaaaaACTATGCACAAAAGTTCATACATAATTActatattactatatatatgtacatactCTCACATGGTGTGAATACACAcctttgatatttatatatgtataactaatatacaaaaatgtaCATTGTATTTATATCAGAATACATAAATAATGTCTACttgattatatgtaaattaatcatgtaaatattatcaatattatatacaatactTGAATTTAGATATATCTTGTACATATTGTTAATACATAcaatatgaataatatatatgtatatatctacagagatatacatatatattattataaattaatcatgtacattatcaatattatagacaatactttaatttagatatattaGATGTATTgtcttataaatattgttaatacatacaatatgaataatatatatgtatatctataGAGATACATATAGATGTTATTTTAGTCAATAAGGAGATAATGGAATCATTTTCGGGCTAAGGCGGGTACCTTCATCTTTTGATGACATTCTTAATTCATCCCATTTAAGTAGGAATAAGTGTTCCTCATAGTTGAGTAAGGAAGTAGTTTTCCCACTTTAGTGAGAATCCTTAATACTTGGACTCTTTATATCCACTTCTATTAGTCttaacaaacaagaaaatggtaTTAAAGAAGTGGGTAAGACCTTTTCTAGAATCCTCATTCTTTTATTAGTACTTGTGCCATTCTCACACATGTCCGCAATACAGCTGTGCTctactttttttattggaatGATTATATTGACACTGCATAGGCTTGGGAATAATATCGCTCGATTTTGGAAAGTTGCGGTCCTCTATGGTCATGTTTTACATTATAGATTTTCCCTGGCCTTCCGATCCTTGCTAGGAATTTGTAATGTAAAACATGACTGGATCATTGCAATCTAATTCTCAAAACTGAAGGACTTGTCTGAAAAATCTCTTAACCTCACGAGTTGTCAGTGTAATTATGGCTTTTGTGTTTTATGAGCGCTAATCATTTATAACCTACACTGTTTCACTTGTTCTTCCTGTATATTCTGTGTTGTCctataattgcaatttacctgaAATATGTATGTATCTCAGCCCCTGCGGCCACTGAGAAGAAACCCAGACCTTCTAAGGAAATGGATGCCAGTAGCACTCAACCTCAAGAACTGATGGATCAAGTGAAAGACGGCTCAAATGGGGATGATATTGATTTAAGTGGTGAGAAAGATGTCCATCTTTCTGAAGCAACTCCAGCTGGCGATTTACTTGATACTGAAATGCCAGAAGCTTCACTGGATGCTAACCAGAACAAGGTAAACGAAGAAAATGATAGTGAAGCTAACCAGAACAACGTAAacgaagaaaatgaaaagcagGATACTCGACCTTCACCTGATGGGAAAGATGATGCCAAAATGGTTGCGGGAAAAAGGAAGCTGCAAATTCAGGGTAGATGGAGGGGAGTAGACCCTGTTATCTTCTACAAGGAGGAAGCTGTTGTGGGCAGGATAATGGAGTTTTATGGAATCAAGGAGTCCTTGCCATTCAAAGGTCATCTTATTACAAGAAACAATGATATGAACCATGTCAAGAGAATTTACTACATATCAAATTCTGTGAAGGAAGTTCTTGAATTGAACTTCCTAGCAGGCCAGCAGCTCAAGATAGCTTCTGTGGGACTAAAGATGtttgtaagttttttttatgcttgatttttttttgccaTATCCATTCTTTGCATGGCATTATAACCAAAAAGAATGCACAAAATATCCATTCACTGTAAAAGAACAGTTGATCTTTGCAACTGTTTGAAGTATTTAAGTGTGCAAGCTAGTATGTTTTACATTGAATATGCCTTCTGCTAAGCTGCTcctcatcaaataaataaaaagatatcaaGGGAGATATGCATGATGACTAATCTTTCTtgtttataatcttttttatgtataactTCTACGAGTCTCTTTTGATTTCAGGAACGGCAAACCTCAAAAGAGGGGGCATCCGCACCCTGTCTATTCCGAATTTCATCTGAAGGCTTGCCACTGATTCTTCCACATATAACCAAGCAAATCCTATATGCATCTGCAGTAGATTTCAAGCATCTTTTGCAGTACAAAAGTATCAAATTTCCAGATTTTGTTGATCCCGACTTTGGACAGAAGGCTTCAGAACTAATGCTGGGTTGTTGTGTTGTCGTATTGAAAAGAGGTTTGTATGGTGTCTTATTCTAAATGATTGTGATCAAGCCATTTGGTGCCTGCTAGAGATAATCCTTTTAACTAATCGTTCCGACTCCTTTTCATCTTCTGCAGAAGGCCAGGCCCCATCAGATTCTTCTCAAGATTTTACGCCTATTGCTATCGGGTGTTGGAGAGGTAGGACTAACATATCTGTAATGGTGACAGCGATCGACTGCCAGGAACTGTTGGAAAGGGTGTCGATGCTTCTGTTGACAAAGGAAGACTTGAAACCAGAGGGTGATAATCCCTCTATTCCAGAGGCTggtgaagaaggaaaaattaatGGTTGTGATATTAAAGAAGACAGCACCGCAATGGCACCCGGAACTCTTGACTGAAGCATCGATGTTTGAGATTGTATTGATGCTATTcgtattttgcaattttggataactgatatttgtaatttgcaATTCTGAAAAAAACAATTTCCTACAGGGGATCATGGTCCTGGGACAGGAATCATGACTAGGTACTTCTTCCAGGGAAGCTTACTAGGTAGCCCTTACATTACATGTAGTAGTTGTGGTACACGAGTTAATAGGTACTGTTGCCAGGGAAGCTTACGAGGTACCCCTTACATGTGATACGCAAGTTGATACCAcctattaataattattgaaaaataaataacgaaATAAAGAATACCAAAATTAGTGAGGTTGGGTAAAAAAATGCCTATGTTCTCGGGCActactaaatttatatttactattacaaagaaagatgaaaaccaaatgtaaaaatgaaaaggccaattttctttgatttagGATGTCATAAGATTGCTTCATATATGGTATTTCCTTTCAAAGCCTTGGCCATAATTTCCGACTTGGGATATGAGCCATCATCTACAAATCTCCACCATGGTGATTCTCATAACTTCTTCAGGAACAATTTTGATAGTGtcttcaaattcaatcttcaaattttgacaGTATTGACCGAGTATCAATAGGATATACAGTGGACcaaattttttggattttcacTCCTTTCATAGAATTTCTTGTATAAGATGAAATTGGACGTTTCATTCTTGCGTGATAGATTTGGTTCTTTACTAGTTGGATGCTACTTTGATTGTCGCAATgtattatgatatatttatgataaactCCCAGTTCACAATTATCTTATGTAGTAGACAAAGCAACTGTTGACTGTAAAGTTGATTTCCAACTCACTGGGGCTTTGCAAGTGTAAAACGCAAAACTAGTAGCTGATCTTCATTTGTCAAACTTACCAACAAAGTTTGAATCAGAATACTCAATAACACACTGATTGTGTCCATGCTCAAATGTCAATGCAAAACCCCAATGCTTTTTTGGATCTATAATAGAATCCATTTCACAGCTTGTCCTTGGTCTTTTTTAGGATCATACATATACCTACTCACCATTTCAATTACCTGTGCAATGTCTGGCTTTGTACATACTATAATATACGTCAAGCTACCAACAACATTTTGTATAAGGTATTCTTGATATGTATTCTCGTTCTGCCTCATTCTTTGGTGACATAGAAACACTAATTCGGAATGAGGAGCAAAAGGAGTATTAATTGGTTTTGACTTttcattcataataaaatGTTTTAGTACTGCTTTCAAATATTGGTTCTGAGTTAAGCAAAAGCCTCTTTAGTTCTCTATCTCTGGTAATTTTCATGCCAAGAATTTTCCGTGCTTCACCTAAATACTTAATTTCAAACTCCCTTTTCATCTGAGTCTTTAACTTCTCAATTTTCATGTGATTGTTCGAAACTATCAAcacataaatcaatataaagtagaagatatataaattatccatCTTGTAGCTTGcacaaaatacacaaaatggTTGTATTTGCTTCTTATGTATGTTTGCCTGATCATAAACTTTTGTCAAATCTCTTGTACCACTGTTTTCGAGATTGCTTCAACCCAtggaatgatttttcaagtttatcaataaattattttcccaTAAATTTCCTCTTCTAAGTCTCATGTTAAAATGAATTTCTTACATCTGACTAACCAGACAACACAATGGAATAACTATGAGCAACTAAATTGGGATTAGAGAATGGTGTTTGATACAGCTGGTCCTATATTTCCTCTGCCATATAGTGAACatgaatttcataattataaggatagatttaataaaatgacaCCTATTAGTCATCAGTCAGATGAGAATGAGGTTGGTGTGAGTTCTAACAATAGGGTAAAGTACAATACTGATAAGTTTTTTGATATTGTAAGCGTTGCAGGATCAACCGTTCTACAGTGGAAGTGAGAGTCACTCTTAGTTATCTACAGTGGCAAGGCTAGTAAACATCAAATCTAAATCCAACCTACCACAGAGTTGATtcacactacaaaaaaaggccTTATTGGGACGGTTTTGGGATGACTTCGGACGGAATTAGGACACAAAGCCTCGCTCTAGTACTCACCATCCCAAAACAACAAGGTCGTCCCAAAATTCCTTCCAAAAACGGACAAAAAATAGTAACCGTCCAAAATCGTCCCAAATATTGTTCTAAGATTTTGGTGGGTAATAGTTTGGGACGACATTTGCGACAACGACAAAGCCGTCTCATATTTGGGATGATATTAGGAATGACATTTGGGACGACATGAAGGTTTCTAATTTTCTAACGAGATGTTCTTCTAAATGTCGTCCCAACAAGTCGGCCTTGATTCCGTCCCACAATTTCAATGACTAAATTCTAATGGCTACTTTTTTCGTCCCAAATTTCGTCTGATTTAAACTCTGGTGggttaaaatttcaaaattctcaAAAACTTGGGACTGCATTTGGGACGACATTAGGACAATTGTTCCTCTTTCCTCTCAAAATTCGTCCCAACGTTGCGTCCCGTTTCATCCTCGAATAATagtctaatttttcaaatacgaTATATTGATATTCATAATCTAGATTGGTTTGAAACTTCAAGTAAAGTAATATAACATTAAtgtgatcatatctaacggtcggATCTAAAATCGGCTACTTCCGTCGAATGATTTACTGTAATGATAGTTGATTACAAAAATAGTCTCATAAGTATGAACATTGAATTATCGTATTCCTTCTTaacaaatatatgatataatttttatgcaattcaATTGAGTTGTAATAAAATGTTAATAGTTGATTTACACAATTTGGAGTTATagacttatttttttataattatttctacttttttcaaattgataaataaattaataaattcattccGCGTCTTCAAATTCTGGTAAACCATTTGAAATCCTAGATCTTTGATTGTAAGAGAGATACTTTTCtttacacacata is a window from the Sesamum indicum cultivar Zhongzhi No. 13 linkage group LG15, S_indicum_v1.0, whole genome shotgun sequence genome containing:
- the LOC105178292 gene encoding tRNA (cytosine(34)-C(5))-methyltransferase; this translates as MGGRGRSRTQRKHFRQSRENVWKRPKSDDATNATPDDANNGRDPAWEPFATQNPAFDEYYKEQEIVPAEEWDTFIEYLRKPLPAAFRINSSSQFYVDIRLQLENDFMKSLQAEDADGSEVEAIKPLPWYPDNLAWQSNFSRNQLRKNQTLERFHEFLKLENEIGNITRQEAVSMVPPLFLDVRPDHFVLDMCAAPGSKTFQLLEMIYKLTEPGTLPSGMVIANDLDVQRCNLLIHQTKRMCTANLIVTNHEAQHFPSCHLHRNQRGDSQIGNIREPSIRQLQFDRVLCDVPCSGDGTLRKAPDIWRKWNSGMGNGLHGLQVQIAMRGLALLKVGGRMVYSTCSMNPVENEAVVAEVLRRCGGSIELVDVSTELPQLARRPGLKKWKVRDKGLWLASYKYVPKYRRSVVTPGMFPSGKSHEETSELDHETEPRQFCENGDGNPENGIQVTDGSVAPTNSVEAEVSPLPLEHCMRIVPHDQNSGAFFIAVLHKVSSLPAPAATEKKPRPSKEMDASSTQPQELMDQVKDGSNGDDIDLSGEKDVHLSEATPAGDLLDTEMPEASLDANQNKVNEENDSEANQNNVNEENEKQDTRPSPDGKDDAKMVAGKRKLQIQGRWRGVDPVIFYKEEAVVGRIMEFYGIKESLPFKGHLITRNNDMNHVKRIYYISNSVKEVLELNFLAGQQLKIASVGLKMFERQTSKEGASAPCLFRISSEGLPLILPHITKQILYASAVDFKHLLQYKSIKFPDFVDPDFGQKASELMLGCCVVVLKREGQAPSDSSQDFTPIAIGCWRGRTNISVMVTAIDCQELLERVSMLLLTKEDLKPEGDNPSIPEAGEEGKINGCDIKEDSTAMAPGTLD